ACGAACAGGACCAGCATGATGACGCCACGCAGGCCCAGGTCGATCGCGTAGGCGAGCGCACGTGGCAGGACCCCGGCCGGCCGCAGCACCAGGTCGATGCCTTCGGGCGTTTCCACCTGGTAGCGCGTATCCAGGGGGAAGGACGGCGTGTCGGCGTGGTCTGGTCGGGTGGCGGGCATCGGCGGGGCGTCGAGGGGAAAGCCCGATGCTAGCGAGCGGCCGGTATCGAGGCAACCGGCAGGGGCGGGGCTGGGCGTCATGCCGTGAGAGGACTGCAGAGGCGACCGGCGATACGCCCGGAGCGAGAGGTGCTCGTCGCGTGGGGGAGTCTGGGCATGGGGCCTTCCTTGTCCTTGGAGATCGTCGGGTGGCGGCGATTCTAGGGGTGGGCCGATCCGCTCGGCAACCGCTCCGGCCGTGGGGCGCCCGGGCCCCGGTGTTAGACTGCGGCCTCACCAACAAGGGGGGACGCCGTGACTTCCAGCATCTTCTGGCACGACTACGAAACCACCGGCATCAATCCGCGCTGCGACCGGCCGCTGCAGGTGGCGGGCATCCGCACCGACGAAGCGCTCAACGAGATCGGTGAGCCGATCAACCTCTACTGCCGGCCGAGCGACGACATCCTGCCTCATCCCGCCGCCTGCCTGGTGACCGGCATCCTGCCGGGCACCCTGGCGGAGAAAGGCCTGGGCGAGGCCGAGTTCATGCACCGGGTGCATGCCGAACTGTCGCTCCCGGGAACCTGTGGCGCCGGCTACAACAGCTTGCGCTTCGACGACGAGGTCACCCGCTACAGCCTCTACCGCAACTTCTACGACCCCTATGCCCGCGAATGGCAAGGGGGTAACAGCCGCTGGGACCTGATCGACCTCATGCGCACCGCCTACGCCCTGCGCCCGGAGGGCATCGAGTGGCCGCAGCAGGACGGGCGGGTCAGCCTGCGCCTGGAGCTGCTCACCGCCGCCAACGGCATCGACCATGGCCAGGCCCACGATGCGCTGTCCGACGTGCGCGCCACCATCGCGCTGGCGCGCCTGGTGCGCCAGCGCCAGCCGAAGCTGTTCGATTACCTCTTCCAGTTGCGCAGCAAGCACAAGGTCCAGGATCAGGTCCGCCTGCTGCAGCCTTTGGTTCATATCTCGGGGCGCTTCTCGGCGGAGCGGCATTTCCTGTCGGTGTCCCTGCCCCTGGCCTGGCATCCGCGCAATCGCAACGCGCTGGTCGTGCTCGACCTGCAGGCCGATCCGGCGCCCCTGCTGGAGCTGTCCGCCGAACAGCTGCGGCAGCGCCTCTATACCCGTCGCGACGAGTTGGCCGAGGGCGAGTTGCCGGTGCCCCTCAAGCTGCTGCACATCAATCGTTGTCCGGTGGTGGCGCCCTTGAACGTGCTGCGGGAGGGCGATCGCCAGCGCCTGGGCGTCGACCTGGAACTCTGCCAGCGCCGCGCCGCCCTGCTGGTGGAAGAAGCTCCGCTCTGGCAACCGAAGTTGCCGATCCTTTATGCCGAGGAAGCGTTCACGGCCCTGGATGATCCGGAGCAGCAGTTGTATGACGGATTCCTCGGGGATCGCGATCGTCGATTGTGCGAACAAGTTCGACGCGCCGACCCACAGCGCCTTGGTCTGGAGAACTGGCCATTCGATGATCCGCGCTTGCCGGAGTTGCTATTCCGTTACCGCGCCAGAAACTTCCCCGAAACTTTGTCGGAAGTCGACCGCTCGCGCTGGGTCGAGTTTTGCAGAAATCGCCTGAAGAGCCCGGAATTCGGGGCGCCTAATACCTTGGAGAGTTTTTTCCAGGCCCTGGAGGAGTTCCAGTCAAAGGCAGAGCCCGCACAGCAGGCGGTGTTGCTGGAGTGGCGTCGATATGCCACGGAGCTGCGCACGCGCTATCAGTTGTGAGAAAGACCCGGAAAACAATCCGGGCATTTCTTCGGGCAATAAAAAACGCCAGCGATTGCTGGCGTTCTTAATTGCGCGAGACTCAGCCCAGAATGGTGGCCCAGCTTTCAACAGTGTCGGCGCCCCACTTGGCTTTCCACTCTTTCAGAGTCTTGTGGTTGCCGCCCTTGGTCTCGATGACCTCACCGGTGTTCGGGTTCTTGTACTGCTTGACCTTGCGAGCGCGCTTGGCGGTGGGCGCCGCGGCCTTGGTGGCGCGGGGCAGTTTCGCGTTGCGGGATTCGGGGTCGAGCAGGGCGATGATGTCGCGCAGCGACTTCTGGTATTCACCCATCAGTGCGCGCAGTTTGCCTTCGAACTCGAGTTCTTTCTGCAGTTTGTCGTCCTGGGACAGGTTCTTCAGGCGCTCCTGGAGCTCCTTGATGGCTTCTTCCGTGGCCCGGTATTCGTTGATCAGCGACATGACGGCGTCCCTTGTTGGAATCTAGTGATGACTTGCGTTAGCTAAGTGTCAGCAATAATAGACAGCGATTATCTGCAAGTAAATAAGCAGGAAAACTTTTGTACGCTTTCCTGGTTGCGCCTAGTTGATATTAGTCGCGTAGACCGGGTGCCACCTATTTATGCTGCGGCAGAGGCTAATTTCGATGGGTTCACCGCTCTTAGTTATGGCCTCTGA
This genomic window from Pseudomonas furukawaii contains:
- the sbcB gene encoding exodeoxyribonuclease I → MTSSIFWHDYETTGINPRCDRPLQVAGIRTDEALNEIGEPINLYCRPSDDILPHPAACLVTGILPGTLAEKGLGEAEFMHRVHAELSLPGTCGAGYNSLRFDDEVTRYSLYRNFYDPYAREWQGGNSRWDLIDLMRTAYALRPEGIEWPQQDGRVSLRLELLTAANGIDHGQAHDALSDVRATIALARLVRQRQPKLFDYLFQLRSKHKVQDQVRLLQPLVHISGRFSAERHFLSVSLPLAWHPRNRNALVVLDLQADPAPLLELSAEQLRQRLYTRRDELAEGELPVPLKLLHINRCPVVAPLNVLREGDRQRLGVDLELCQRRAALLVEEAPLWQPKLPILYAEEAFTALDDPEQQLYDGFLGDRDRRLCEQVRRADPQRLGLENWPFDDPRLPELLFRYRARNFPETLSEVDRSRWVEFCRNRLKSPEFGAPNTLESFFQALEEFQSKAEPAQQAVLLEWRRYATELRTRYQL
- the mvaT gene encoding histone-like nucleoid-structuring protein MvaT, with amino-acid sequence MSLINEYRATEEAIKELQERLKNLSQDDKLQKELEFEGKLRALMGEYQKSLRDIIALLDPESRNAKLPRATKAAAPTAKRARKVKQYKNPNTGEVIETKGGNHKTLKEWKAKWGADTVESWATILG